The Thamnophis elegans isolate rThaEle1 chromosome Z, rThaEle1.pri, whole genome shotgun sequence DNA window GGGGAAAAACCGAGATCTAGTTGTTGCTAGAAATAACTAATATCATGTTTCAGATCTTGGGGAAATTTTTCacatttgaaatgaaatgaacctcAAATTCCAATATTTAATTTCTTATAAAGAGAGATCTATGAAAAGAAATCCTTCCACCAATATTGTGTTTAGAATGGTAACTGTAAATTGTTTCAATGTAATAGCTTTCTGTTTGCTCAGCTGCTATAATTGcacgtgtgtgtgtctatgtgtgtgtgtgtgtgtgtgtgtatgggatattctttctatctatctatctatctatctatctatctcctcctGACATATGTCAtcaaccattcatttatttttagattacccagatttggaaaatattgacccagcaatattaaaatactgccACGCAGCAACTACCACTTGTATAATAGAAGCTGGAAAGCAAAAAGCTGACCAATCTATTATAAGGTATCCTAAAACTCttcaacttaaaaaaaatgtgtttgacTTATATTAGATTTATTGGTTAACACATCTTACTTTTCCTTTTAGTACCTATCTCGAAGACTGTAAACTTGGCAGAGAAAGAATTGAAAAATTTTGCACTGAATATCAGGTTTTCAAAcacattttatctttttaataccATCCATTAAATTTTGTGTAATCTGTACTGTTGATATGCTCTATTTTTATCCTTTTCCTTTTTGTAGAAACATAAGGATACCTTGGAAATCATATTGGGAAGGTATGTCCAAGGACGTTATAGTGATCGTCCAACTTTTAAATGCATCTTAAAGTAATAAATGTATTCACAAGTTATCTAATTGGGGTAACTTAGTCCATGAAACCCCAATTAATACATTGCTCTTACTGGTGTTTGTTATCTGTAAAATCTCACAACAGTTTTGTGGTTCAACATATCTTAGCCTAATAGATATTCATTATGTTTTCAGTATAGGCAGATGTCCACTACATATAACTGATGTTTGTTGGCGTTTGGAATATCAAATAAaggtaatttaaataaaatgtgtattaattttctttctttttaatttgcaaaaCTTACTTTTTCTTTATGTCTTATCACTTTAGACTAATCAACTTCATAAAAATTATCGCCCTGCCTATTTGATGACCTTAAAAGTGGAGGTATTACATAAATCCAGAAATTCAAATATTAGTAGATCatgattgttttaatttttgttacttaTTAGGAACTAATGTTTGGGATTTTTGTTATTTTAGAATAATGATTCAAGATCTCATCAGGACATTAATTTTAGTTGTTCTATGGAGCAATTGCAGGTATTTATCCTCCACTTTTTGTGTACTGATACTGAGTAGTACCAAACCTTAtaaaagtcccccccccaaaaaacccaaagTCTAATCTTTCAAACTATAAATTGCTACAGAAATACTAGCTTTTCTACTTTTTCAATGATATTTCAATATTAAATATCTGCACCacacaaaaatattatttttagcaGAATGCGTGGAATCTCTTTCAAATGTGTTAAATTAGATGAACTTCATTTCCTATATTATATACTTGAATGTGTAATTTAATATGAGAATGGAATTTGACTTATTTGGCTTTATTTAAATTACATTGATATCTGAATCTCCATTATCCACAGCTAATTTATTCTAAAATCAAAACAACTAATCTGAGAATAATTAATAATATGAAGTTGCAATCTCATGCATTAGGAGTAAGTTTATTAGTAAGCTAATAAACACTGATAACAAAAAAGGAATAAATTAGTCAAAATCAGAGAAATTAAGAAATAAGCAACTGTGtacaatttcatattttttcaaaatttgtgtgtgtgtgtgtgtgtgtgtgtgtgtaagaattTGTTGTTTTCTGTTATTTGACAAATAAGAAAAAGTTTGTATTAGTTACTTATTAACCTATTTGCCCCGGTTTAAGCGCCTTTATTTTGTATGTGATAAAGCACATTCATGATATACTCTATCAGAAAGATGTTTcagtatttctttaaaatatcaaTGGCAAAAATGCATTCTTAAATCATTGGAAATTTTGGTATAAAGAAAACTTCTAATATTGCATAGAATTAGTTatttatagcaaaatattttttcttaggcTCTTATTCTATGTTTTAGGATTTAGTGGGAAAGTTAAAAGATGCAGCTAAAAGTCTAGAAAGAACAACTCAACTATAATTACAGACTTGACAATCAACTGgattgaagaagaaaagaaaatgcttgCTTCTTTGACTATATGATGAActttttttattggttttatttaatGGAACTGtgatacatgtttgacaaaatagaaattgattttttattttctaaataacaTTACAAGTTTGTGTGCAATAAAAACTGTTGAGCTTGTTTAACTGTAGCATATCTTTTTAGTTAACTGTAAACTTAAAATATCTGCTTGTGTTTCAGttttgccctttttaaaaatatatctttaattTTACCATTTTTTTACTTTATCATCTAATAAATGAGAATATAAATCTGATTTGTGTGTCTTATCTGATTATAATAATGAGTTGGGAGGGATTGGATTCCCAGGAGTTACATTATTCCCAGAAGACCTGCTCAACAACACCCATGTTAAAGAGGTATATAGAGTTCTGGGTTTAAAGTCATTCTATTGTAATAAAGTTATCACTTTGCTTGCACCTCATTTGGTGAAGGCCAGTTCCTGCTGTTCCTCCCCCTTTTTATGTTGGAATTATTTACATGAAAATTTGAGAAGGTCTATTCATTCATGTCCTTTAACTTGGCTTGACTTATTAAATATTCAATCATTTCTGTAAATAGAAAATTGTTGGAGTGTTCTGAATTGCAGCAGTTGAGTGGCTATAAATAGAATATGACCAGTCTTGTCTCCATGGCTCTGTTCTTCCCAAAACAAAAAATCTTATCCCCAAGTCACAGTGTCGGTTGAACTTATTAATTACACACCTAGCCAAGAAGAGAGGCAGCAGTGTCAATCTGGTGTATTTGGAGGGTGGGATGCACAAAGTTCTCATTTTCCTCCCATCTTCTATGTGCTTTTTGCTATGTGGAAAGGATGGGAAATCTAAAGGAGGAGACAGCTGTGAGAATTATCCCAATAAGGATGCAGAGGCAAAGGAATTAAAACTTGTCCGATGGTGCCACCAAGTTAGAAAAATCTCTCTATATACATTGGTCTTAACTCTGGTGTAGTACAAAATATATTCTGAGGCACAAAATGTGGCTTGCAAGGAGGTAGAAGGAAACTCAGCACCCTAGCTCTGATTCTGTTACTTTTTAACAACAATAATTCTGCCACATAAAGGTTGCTTGCTTAATAACCTACCATCTACTGCAATTGTCCCACTAATTAACCATAGTGAGAAAAGTATTATTGTCCTCATCTTCATAGCCATGAGGGTGTGCAAGCAACGGAATGCCTTAACTTAAATGGAATGCCTTAACCTAAACTTCCATCTCTGGGCAATAGCCACCCTTGAAAGTTTAAAGTCCGGGCATCTGGAGGGAACCACACCTATAGCACAGTAGCAAGAAAGTCTTCGTAGTTTTTTACTCCTTAACaggatttttttaatggatgggAAGAACAAAGTGGAAAAATCTTTTTAACCTTGGGTCATTTGAAACCATGAGATAGTCTGGGGATAATGGATTTTCTTTCACTAAATATTTTGCTCAGTACCACCActctcttttctatttcctattttGCTAGGCAGCTTTCCATAAATTGTTGCCTTCCAGCTGTATTTTATATCAAGCCGCCTATATGTTTGCAGGGAATGGTGGAGACTGAAATTCCAACACATTTGAGGGAGAGTGACAGGTCAGAAAAGACTATTAAGGAAATACATTTTCTGGTCTATCGTGACCAAGCGACAACTAGTCCTTATAGTGGTCCCAGTTACATTCTATTCAGAGTGCTAAGCCGTTCCtatatactcccccccccccacaacctaaACACAAGGCAGGGAAAGTCTATAAAAGTGGTAGGACCTACTTTTCCGTTTGACTGCTGCATATGTTGTTCTGAAGTTGAAAGTTAATCAAATCTTGGATTGAACAAAATTGTACAATGAAATCTACAGCATGATCCTGACCTGGATTTCCTTCTCTGGTGGAGGTTTGACACATGTGAAATAATGCTTTCCAggaatatttcctttccttttccatcaTTTTCCTGGAGATGAATATAAGGATATTTTTTAACCATTGTCTTCAGTTTCCCGATCTCTGCAGGATCTCAGAGTGGCAATATTGTGTCCAAATTAACACATTCATATGGATCAAAAAAGTCCTTTTTCATTAGAGTCTCTTTTGGATGGCTGGTTGCAGATGATACTTTTAATATAAGTAAAT harbors:
- the COMMD3 gene encoding COMM domain-containing protein 3 isoform X1, whose translation is MELSEPVQSGLQILADPGSFSLRAFQALLQAAFQSLLNGQAEEAVFDYPDLENIDPAILKYCHAATTTCIIEAGKQKADQSIISTYLEDCKLGRERIEKFCTEYQKHKDTLEIILGSIGRCPLHITDVCWRLEYQIKTNQLHKNYRPAYLMTLKVENNDSRSHQDINFSCSMEQLQDLVGKLKDAAKSLERTTQL
- the COMMD3 gene encoding COMM domain-containing protein 3 isoform X2, yielding MELSEPVQSGLQILADPGSFSLRAFQALLQAAFQSLLNGQAEEAVFDYPDLENIDPAILKYCHAATTTCIIEAGKQKADQSIISTYLEDCKLGRERIEKFCTEYQKHKDTLEIILGSIGRCPLHITDVCWRLEYQIKNNDSRSHQDINFSCSMEQLQDLVGKLKDAAKSLERTTQL
- the COMMD3 gene encoding COMM domain-containing protein 3 isoform X3, yielding MELSEPVQSGLQILADPGSFSLRAFQALLQAAFQSLLNGQAEEAVFDYPDLENIDPAILKYCHAATTTCIIEAGKQKADQSIISTYLEDCKLGRERIEKFCTEYQKHKDTLEIILGSIGRCPLHITDVCWRLEYQIKDLVGKLKDAAKSLERTTQL